One Symphalangus syndactylus isolate Jambi chromosome 10, NHGRI_mSymSyn1-v2.1_pri, whole genome shotgun sequence genomic region harbors:
- the LOC129491766 gene encoding enhancer of rudimentary homolog has product MSHTILLVQPTKRPEGRTYADYESVNECMEGVCKMYEEHLKRMNPNSPSITYDISQLFDFIDDLADLSCLVYRSDTQTYQPYNKDWIKEKIYVLLRRQAQQAGK; this is encoded by the coding sequence ATGTCTCACACCATTTTGCTGGTACAGCCTACCAAGAGGCCAGAAGGCAGAACTTACGCTGACTACGAATCTGTGAATGAATGCATGGAAGGCGTTTGTAAAATGTATGAAGAACATCTGAAAAGAATGAATCCCAACAGTCCCTCTATCACATATGACATCAGTCAGTTGTTTGATTTCATCGATGATCTGGCAGACCTCAGCTGCCTGGTTTACCGAAGTGATACCCAGACATACCAGCCTTATAACAAAGACTGGATTAAAGAGAAGATCTACGTGCTCCTTCGTCGGCAGGCCCAACAGGCTGGGAAATAA